GTCGTGCTGCTGCCCGTGCTGGCCGCCTGTGCGACCACGGCTCCCGTGGACGTCGACACCCGACAGGACGATGGCCGCATCGTCTACCTGGACGGGATGACGACGCGCTACGCGGTGAAGGTCGACGAGCTCCCGGCCGCCAAGCGGCCGAAGCACGACCGCCTGATCAACGCCGTCGTCGCCGGAGACGCCAGCATGACTGCCGCCGCCTCGCTGTACCGCTGCGAGAGCGTGTACACGCTCGATCTCGTCCTTCACAATCACGGAGAGACTCCGCTCGCGATCGATCGCGGGCAGATCAAGCTGTACGATCGTGACGGCGTGCCGCTCACTCCACTGCTGGACTGGGCGGACGGAATCGATCACGGATTGCGGGCCGAGCAGGCGACCATTGCCGCCTACGAGATCATCAGCGCCGAACAGCGCACGGACGGGGGTGGTGCCGCCGGCATTCAGGGCAAGGGCGACACCGGACTCGGTGTCGCCGAACCCACACCCGTGACGTCCGGATCGGCCTCGGCCTGGGACACCGATCTCAGGCTCGTGCAGCGGACCGTCACGCTGCCCGCCGTGGTGACCGTTTCGCCCGACCGCCATGCGCCCTACTGGGCCTACTGGAAGACCGAGGACGCGGAGTTCCCGCTCACGGCCACGATCCGGGTCGGAGACAAGCGCATGGTCATGCAGTTCGACGAGCCGCCACGCATGGCGCGCTGAGACGAACCGCTCGCCGCCGCCGTGTGGCCCGGCAGCCATGCGCTCGCCGGTCGCGGTTGCGGTCGCGGTGCCCGAAGTCGCAGCGCACCGGTATGTCTTCGCCGGGGGACCCCCGTCCCGGAGTGTTCCCCGGCTCACGTCATTTCCTCGATCGATCGTCGAGGACGGGTGCGTGTCTTCCTGCTCGGAATCGGCAGCCGTCGGTGGGTCAGTTCGGCATTCCGATCGCGCGCTTCCGCTGCGCGCGGATCACGAGCCACAGACTGGAGCCGATCACCATGGCGCCGCCGGGAAGGGCCCACCAGGTCGGATGCTCGCCGAAGAGCAGCAGGTCGTACACCAGCGCGAACAGGACGCCCGCATACGACGCCGACGCCACGAGCGACGCGCGTTCCACGCGGTAGGCCCGGGTCATGAGCAGTTGGCCGACGGTCGCGAAGAGGCCAACGCCGAGCACCGGCCACAGGATCGCCGCGGTGGGCAGGGTCGGAGCTCCCCCGTGACCCAGGGCGGTCCCGCCCAGCGCGAGCGGGATCATGATCAGATGGAACCAGGTGACGATCGCCGTTCCGCTGTTGTGCGGGGCCACGCGGCGTAGAGCGAGGTGCGCGCCGGCCGAGAAGACGGGGGCGCCCAGGGCGAAGAGGATCATCCACGAGCCGGCCTGCAGCTTCGGGGCAGCGAGCAGGGCACTCCCGGCGAAGCCGAAGAGCGCCGCCACGATCGCACCGCGTCCGGCGTACTCGGTACTGTCGAGGACCACGGGAGCGGCCAGGGTCACCAGGATCGGCTGCAGACGCATGACGAGTGACAGCGTGAGCAGGTCGACCTCGAGCGCGGCCACGTAGAAACAGGTCATGGCGCAGAAGCCGAGGGCGGAGCGCAGGAGCAGGGCGCCGCGTCCCGGGCCGATCGCCAGGTGCACGCCGCGTGCGGCGAGCACCAGGAGCGGCAGGGAGATCACCGCTCTCCAGAAGACGAGCTCGACCCCGGCCATCTCCTGCCGGGCGAAGCGGGCGCAGGCCACCATCGTGGTGAAGGCCAGTGAGGCCAGCACCATGAGCAGGGGGCCGGAGCCGAGCAATCGGTTCATCGGACCTCGAGCGGGTGGAGGGGGAATCCGGCCGGTCGGATCACGCGGCGTCGTCGGCCGAGGGCCCGTACACGCCTGGCACCGGGACGTCGATCAGTCGCAGGTACACGGTGAGCTGTCCGCGGTGGTGGTAGAGGTGGTTGAGAACGAAAGTCCGCAGCACCGCGGCCCGTGGAAGGGTGAAGTGGGCCTGGTCACCGGTCCGCAGCGTCCAGGGGACCATCAGGGCTTCCGGGCTGCTCGTCGACAGGGCTTCGCGGAACGCTTTCGTGTTTTCTTCGAACAGCGAGAGGAAGTCGTCGGGCGTCTTCGGGCTCTGGGGCATCACGAAGGTCGCGGTGTCGAGCTCCTCGGTCTGGAGGGTCGTCGCTCCCCAGCCCACGGTGTTCGCCACGTGCAGACACAGGTCGCCCAGAGGGAAACTCTTGTCGTGAGGACGGTACGACAGTCGATCGGCGGGGACGGCCTGCAGGACACTGCGGGTCGAGGCGAATTCCTGGTCGAGCTCGGCGACGAGGGCGTCGGTCGGCGACATGGTGAATCCTTTTGCAAGAGCCGGCTGGTTTCCGGCGGGGCCGGACGGCCGGGGATGGCGTGCGCAGTGCCCCGGCGGAGTCGTCGACGATGACCGATCCCGGCCCGGGTCGCCAGTCCGGAAGCCGCACGGGGCCCGAAGGCCGCATCTGCGTCCGGGACTCGAACCCACGCTGGCCGAAACCCGCTGTCGGGTCTATGGTTTGCCGCGAGGGAGCCGTGTGGCCGCTCCATCGATTCCGTTGCGCCGCAGCCCCCGGCGGGTTTCCCGCGGGCGCAACCCCGGCCTGGAGGCACGAGGCCTCGTCCGGGTGCGGAATCGGACCGCGTGCCGCCTGCCGTGCGTCGGATCGCGCGCTCGCCGTCTGCTCGGTCACACCTCCTGCCGTGGATCGCCGAGCGCGCCGTGAGCGCTGCTGCCGATCCGTAGTCGAGACACTCGTAGACCTGGACCGGTCCCGCTCGTGATCGAGGACCACCGCGGGGTGGTCAGCGGAGAGGGAGCCGTCGCGGTCCGCGCGGAGCGCCTGGCGGAGCTGCTCGACCGGGAGATCCTTCCCCGTCTTGAGCGCCCGAGCCGGCTGCTGGGCCCCTTCGAAGGGGACTTCCGGTCCGCGGACGGCGCGCCCGATATCGCGTGGATCTGGCCGTCCCTCGCCGAGGGACCCGATTTGCCCGAGGCCTTGCGGCCGCTCTTCGAATCCGCACTTCTCCCGCCCGAAATCCGAATCGGACTCGCATGTGCTCCCGCGCCCGACGTCGAGCGCGCATTGGCGCATCACGAGATCCCGTGGTTCGCGCGCCCGAGCCTGCAACCGCTGGCCGACGTGCCCGTTTGGCTCGTCTGGCTCGACAGCCCCTTGCAGCTGCTCGGTCTGTTGAGCGTGTTCGTCGGTGCCGGGGTCGAACCCCGCGCGCTGCGGCGCGGGAGTGTGCCGCGAGTGATCCTCAGCGGGCCGGGGGCCGAGCGGGTTCCCGAGGTCGCGGCCGTCCTGGCCGACGCCGTCCTGGCCGTCGAGTTCCTGTTCCGCGAGGGAGCGCTCTCCGGGTGCCTCGAGGCCAGGCCGGAAGCGGACGCGCAGATCGTGACGGTGCGTTCGGCACCGGACGGTCCACCCCTCGACCGAACCGGTGACGAAGTACTCCTCACCTCGCGGGGCCCGCGTCGGGACGAATCGTCGTCGTGGCTCGTGGTCGACGGGGTCGCTTCGCTGGACCGGCCGCCGCGAAACCGGCTTCCAGGGCGCGCGGACTCCTTCACCGAGCGAATCTTCGTGGGCAGTGGCTCCGCGGCCCTGCGGGAGCGTCACGGTCTGATCGACGCCGAAGCCCTGGCCACCGCCGTTGCCGAGGCCTTCGCCGAAGACGGAGGCGCGGTGCAGCTGGACTTCGTGCTCGGCCTGCCCGGCGAGGCCGAGACCGACCGAGCCTCGATCGCCCGGCTGGTCCAGGACGTCGCGGCCATCGCACCCCGGGGTGCGCGCCAGGTCCGGGTGCGGGTGGGATGCTTCGTACCCGACGATGGTCCGGCCATCGCGCCCGCGGTCGCCGCGGCGACGCTCGATCGGCTCCGGGATCAGCTACCGACCAAGCGCATGAGCGTCGAGACGGCGCCTGCGGCCCTGGCTGCCATCGAGAGCCTGTTGCGTCGCGCCGGATCGGCGGCGGCGCCGGTTCTCGAGCGCGTCCACCGGCTGGGTGGTCGACGGGCCGACAGTGACGCCGCCGTGGACCCCGCGACCTGGCGCGACGCGCTCGCCGACGGGCCGCCACTCCTCGGTGCCGAGGTCTTCCACGACGCCGCGCCCGCCGAACCCACGGGGGTCTGTGCTCCCACCGGCTTCCGGCCCCCGGTCGTCGACGCGCCGGCCGCGGACCAGACCGGGCCGTCGTCCCGATCGCGCCGTCGTCGTTCGCGTCGGAGCGGCAAGAAGAGCCGCGCCGATCGCTGGACGCGCTGGCAGGCGTTGGTCCCGCGACAGTTCGATCACCGTGTCGAGTTCGCCAAGCGCGGCCGGCTGCGGTTCCTCGGTGCCGGCGAGGTCACCGAGCTCTTCCTGCGCGCCTGTGCGCGCGCGGAAGTTCCCCTGGCCACCTCCGGGGTGGCCCAACCCCGCCCGAAGCTCAGCTTCGGCCCTTCGTTGCCCACGGGGATCGAGGGGCTGGCCGAGGTCGTCGACCTGGGTCTGGTCCACCGTGTTCCCGATCTTCTGGAGCGCCTGCGCCCCCACCTGCCGGACGACCTGCAGTTGCACCGCATGCTCTTCGTTCCCACCCACGGGAACGGCGTGGCGCTCTCCCGCGTGGCGTTGACCGAATACGAGGCACGCCTCGCTCCGTCCGTGTGGAAGGACGAGCCGGCCCGCGCGAGCAGTCGCGCGCGGCTCGAGGCCTGGAGTCGTCGGATCCGTGCGGGTGAGTCCTGCACGGACGATCCCGACGACGCGATCAATCAGCTCCGTGACGTCCGGATCTCGGGCGACCCCGACGCCGAGCAACGCCTTGCGTTCACGCTCGACGTCCGGGGCTCCGGATCCCGCTGCCGCCCGCACGACGTGTTGCGTCGTGGTCTGGAGGAAGCCGCGGTCGACGTCCGATGCATTCCCCTGCAGCGCCTTCGCCTGCTGACGATCGAGAACGACGCGGGTCGTGAACGACTCGTCACGCCGATCGAGCAGGCCGTCGGAGTCGAACGGAGACTCCGCGCGAAGGCGAAGCTCTGCGCTTGAACGAGGTCGAGACAGCCGTCATGCACAAAGAGATCGTCATCAACTCCAGTCCCAACGAAGTCCGCGTCGCGCTCCTCGAGGACAGAGACGTCGTCGAGTTCATGATGGAGCGCGCCGACCACAAGCGAGCGGTCGGCAACGTGTACAAGGGTGTGGTCACCGCCGTCCGTCCCGGTCTGCAGGCCGCCTTCGTCGACATCGGCATGGAGAAGGGGGGCTTCCTCCACGTCTCCGACCTGGTCCACGACGACCCCGTCGACGACGACGACCGCGGCCGCGGCCGCGGTCGGGGACGGGGACGCCGCCGTGAGGGCCTCCGTCCCATCGAGACCATGCTCAAGGAGGGCGACGAGATCCTGGTACAGGTGACCAAGGAGGTCATCGGCACCAAGGGTCCGCGTCTGACCGCCGACATCAGCCTGCCGGGTCGCTTCATGGTGCTCATGCCCAAGGGCGACCACGTGGGCGTGAGCCGCAAGATCGAGGACCGCAAGGAACGCGGCCGACTCAAGGGCATCCTGTCGGACCTCAAGCCCGAGGACGAAGCGGGTGCGTTCATCATCCGCACGGCCGCGATCGATCAGGACGCCAAGATGATCGAGCGGGACATGCAGTACCTGCGCGACCTCTGGAAGGAGATCCAGCACCGCGCGCACGACTCCAAGGCTCCGGCCGTGGTCCACGAGGACGTCGGCCTGATCGTCAGCCTGATCCGGGACATCTTCAAGGACGACGTCGACTCGGTGGTGGTCGACAGCAAGGAAGACCACCAGCGGCTGATGCAGTACGTGAAGACCTTCTCGCCCGACCTGCGCGACCGCATCCATTTGTACCAGGGCGATCTTCCGGTCTTCGACAAGTTCGGCATCGAGGCCGAGCTGAAGAAGAGCCTCGACAAGAAGGTCTGGATGAAGCGCGGGGGCTTCCTCGTGATCGAACAGACCGAGGCCCTGGTCGCGATCGACGTCAACACCGGCCGGTTCATCGGCAAGAAGAACCAGGCCGAGACCATCTTCAAGACGAACATGCTCGCAGCCAAGGAGATCGCGCGTCAGCTCCGTCTGCGCGACGTCGGCGGGATCATCGTCCTCGACTTCATCGACATGGACAGCGAGGACGACAAGCGCAAGGTCCTGGCCGAGCTGCGCCAGCACCTCAAGCGCGACCGCAGCCGCACGAAGACCTTCGCGGTGAGCGAACTCGGTCTGATCGAGATGAGCCGCCAGCGCGTGCAGGAATCGCTCAAGGATCGTCTGAGCGACAACTGTCCCTACTGCAACGGCTCGGGGCAGGTGTTGTCGGTCGACACCCTGGCGAACAAGGTCGAGCGCCTGCTCACCAAGCTGGGCGCCACGCGCAACGAGAAGGCGGTGCAGGTCCGCGCCAACCCGACGCTGGCGCTGCAGCTCATGTCCGAGCGCGCGAACACCGTCCAGCAGATCGAGCGGTCGACCGGGATCCAGATCGACGTGGTCGACGACGCCCGCCTGCACCGCGAGGAGTTCCAGATCGTGTCGCTGCAGCGGCGCAAGGATCTCGTGGCCGAGATCGAGAAGTCCGATCAGCGGGGAGGCGGCGGCGAGCCGCGCCGTGACCGCGCGGAGCCGGAGCGCGAGCGTGGGGGGCGCCGCCGCCGCGGCCGCGATCGTGAAGAAGAACCGGCCGCGGCCGAGAGCCGCGAGGGGCGCGAGAGCCGTGAAGGGCGCGAGAGCCGCGAGGGGCGCGAGAGCCGCCGTGGCCGCCGCCGCCGCCCGGAATCCGGAGCGGGCGAGCCCGAGCGCCGCGGAGACGGACGCGAAGAGTCCCGTGAACGGCCGGCGAGCCGCGAGAACGGCGAGCGTCGCCGTCGCCGGCGCCGCCGACCCGACGCGGAGACCAAGGCCGAGACTCCGGCGAGGGCCACCCGTGACACGGAAGCCGCGGCCGGGGAGCAGGCCGAGGCCACTGCCACCCCCGCCGGGGGCGAGGGACAATCGCAGCAGGAGGGTGAGCGTCCGAAGCGTCGCCGCCGCCGCGGGCGCCGCGGAGGCCGGGGGCGTCGCCGTGGAGGCCGCGGTGAGGAGATTACGGCGAGCGGGAGTGCCCCCGAGTCGCCTGCGGAGGAAGGCGTCGAGAGGCGGGCCGCGAAGGGCGAAGACGCGGTTCCGGCCGAGCGCGGAGAGACCCGCCCCGCCGAGCGTGGAGAGACGCGTCCCGCGGAGCGTGGAGAGACGCGTCCC
The sequence above is a segment of the Candidatus Krumholzibacteriia bacterium genome. Coding sequences within it:
- a CDS encoding DinB family protein; protein product: MSPTDALVAELDQEFASTRSVLQAVPADRLSYRPHDKSFPLGDLCLHVANTVGWGATTLQTEELDTATFVMPQSPKTPDDFLSLFEENTKAFREALSTSSPEALMVPWTLRTGDQAHFTLPRAAVLRTFVLNHLYHHRGQLTVYLRLIDVPVPGVYGPSADDAA
- a CDS encoding DMT family transporter, encoding MNRLLGSGPLLMVLASLAFTTMVACARFARQEMAGVELVFWRAVISLPLLVLAARGVHLAIGPGRGALLLRSALGFCAMTCFYVAALEVDLLTLSLVMRLQPILVTLAAPVVLDSTEYAGRGAIVAALFGFAGSALLAAPKLQAGSWMILFALGAPVFSAGAHLALRRVAPHNSGTAIVTWFHLIMIPLALGGTALGHGGAPTLPTAAILWPVLGVGLFATVGQLLMTRAYRVERASLVASASYAGVLFALVYDLLLFGEHPTWWALPGGAMVIGSSLWLVIRAQRKRAIGMPN
- a CDS encoding Rne/Rng family ribonuclease is translated as MHKEIVINSSPNEVRVALLEDRDVVEFMMERADHKRAVGNVYKGVVTAVRPGLQAAFVDIGMEKGGFLHVSDLVHDDPVDDDDRGRGRGRGRGRRREGLRPIETMLKEGDEILVQVTKEVIGTKGPRLTADISLPGRFMVLMPKGDHVGVSRKIEDRKERGRLKGILSDLKPEDEAGAFIIRTAAIDQDAKMIERDMQYLRDLWKEIQHRAHDSKAPAVVHEDVGLIVSLIRDIFKDDVDSVVVDSKEDHQRLMQYVKTFSPDLRDRIHLYQGDLPVFDKFGIEAELKKSLDKKVWMKRGGFLVIEQTEALVAIDVNTGRFIGKKNQAETIFKTNMLAAKEIARQLRLRDVGGIIVLDFIDMDSEDDKRKVLAELRQHLKRDRSRTKTFAVSELGLIEMSRQRVQESLKDRLSDNCPYCNGSGQVLSVDTLANKVERLLTKLGATRNEKAVQVRANPTLALQLMSERANTVQQIERSTGIQIDVVDDARLHREEFQIVSLQRRKDLVAEIEKSDQRGGGGEPRRDRAEPERERGGRRRRGRDREEEPAAAESREGRESREGRESREGRESRRGRRRRPESGAGEPERRGDGREESRERPASRENGERRRRRRRRPDAETKAETPARATRDTEAAAGEQAEATATPAGGEGQSQQEGERPKRRRRRGRRGGRGRRRGGRGEEITASGSAPESPAEEGVERRAAKGEDAVPAERGETRPAERGETRPAERGETRPAERGETRPAERGETRPAEAAEAGADVKPSEDGPRSERRTTRRRRRSRSRRPEAAADETSKETSESPRTEHPPREERPRSEERPRREERPRREDRAPREERPSRERRSRRGRDRSRESFDETESAPTDTEGTIDTRESYLRPVPETEPSTEPAGSTAEDSAPAPPSESPERREEDESSRAPEREEPKPAPASAEAPQSQEPEPEAEPESEPEGESRGESESQAEGESQAEGEDDPRSRRRRRRRRTRAVGTPTRMIGTGKTLDQKKR
- a CDS encoding TIGR03936 family radical SAM-associated protein translates to MIEDHRGVVSGEGAVAVRAERLAELLDREILPRLERPSRLLGPFEGDFRSADGAPDIAWIWPSLAEGPDLPEALRPLFESALLPPEIRIGLACAPAPDVERALAHHEIPWFARPSLQPLADVPVWLVWLDSPLQLLGLLSVFVGAGVEPRALRRGSVPRVILSGPGAERVPEVAAVLADAVLAVEFLFREGALSGCLEARPEADAQIVTVRSAPDGPPLDRTGDEVLLTSRGPRRDESSSWLVVDGVASLDRPPRNRLPGRADSFTERIFVGSGSAALRERHGLIDAEALATAVAEAFAEDGGAVQLDFVLGLPGEAETDRASIARLVQDVAAIAPRGARQVRVRVGCFVPDDGPAIAPAVAAATLDRLRDQLPTKRMSVETAPAALAAIESLLRRAGSAAAPVLERVHRLGGRRADSDAAVDPATWRDALADGPPLLGAEVFHDAAPAEPTGVCAPTGFRPPVVDAPAADQTGPSSRSRRRRSRRSGKKSRADRWTRWQALVPRQFDHRVEFAKRGRLRFLGAGEVTELFLRACARAEVPLATSGVAQPRPKLSFGPSLPTGIEGLAEVVDLGLVHRVPDLLERLRPHLPDDLQLHRMLFVPTHGNGVALSRVALTEYEARLAPSVWKDEPARASSRARLEAWSRRIRAGESCTDDPDDAINQLRDVRISGDPDAEQRLAFTLDVRGSGSRCRPHDVLRRGLEEAAVDVRCIPLQRLRLLTIENDAGRERLVTPIEQAVGVERRLRAKAKLCA